The following proteins are encoded in a genomic region of Stegostoma tigrinum isolate sSteTig4 chromosome 2, sSteTig4.hap1, whole genome shotgun sequence:
- the trip13 gene encoding pachytene checkpoint protein 2 homolog isoform X1 — protein sequence MDAAAGELKQALPCFESMQIHVEVCVKQNSTVKQEDVRLSVLQLLSRHRVVFGDYAWMEFDDEFLTKHVSSVCIVDTDLTFKDRQPIDLTKSSISIYIFRLNEEGPSSDALEGEEENMPASNNWLLPAGEFHGLWESLIYDNEVKSQLLDYVSTTLLFSDRSVDSNLITWNRVVLLHGPPGTGKTSLCKALAQKLTIRFSHRYRYGQLIEINSHSLFSKWFSESGKLVTKMFQTIRDLIMDTESLVFVLIDEVESLTAARNASKSGTEPSDAIRVVNAVLTQIDQIKRFPNVIILTTSNITEKIDLAFVDRADIKQYIGPPSAAAIFKIYLSCLEELMKCQIIYPRQQLLTLRELQMISFLENDVSRLSLALKNIAAKSEGLSGRVLRKLPFLAHALYIQSSSVTVEKFLEALSVAVDRQFEEQKKLNAIDGKI from the exons TACTGTGAAGCAGGAAGATGTGCGGCTGAGTGTGTTGCAACTACTAAGCAGACACCGCGTGGTATTTGGCGATTATGCATGGATGGAATTTGATGATGAATTTCTGACAAAACATGTAAGCTCTGTATGCATTGTGGACACGGATCTTACATTTAAGGACAGACAG cCTATTGACCTGACAAAATCCAGCATTTCAATTTATATATTTCGTCTAAATGAAGAAGGTCCATCCTCTGATGCTTTGGAGGGGGAAGAGGAGAACATGCCAGCCTCAAATAACTGGCTTCTACCTGCTG GTGAGTTCCATGGACTCTGGGAGAGCTTGATATATGATAATGAGGTTAAATCACAA TTACTTGACTACGTCTCAACTACTTTACTGTTTTCTGACAGAAGTGTTGATAGCAATTTGATTACCTGGAATCGAGTGGTGCTACTTCATG GTCCCCCAGGAACTGGTAAAACATCTTTATGTAAAGCACTAGCTCAAAAACTTACTATTCGATTTTCTCACCG ATACCGGTATGGACAGCTAATAGAAATCAATAGCCATAGCCTCTTCTCCAAATGGTTTTCTGAG AGTGGAAAACTTGTTACAAAAATGTTTCAAACCATTCGGGATCTAATTATGGATACAGAATCTCTAGTATTTGTTTTAATTGATGAG GTCGAAAGTTTGACAGCAGCTAGGAATGCTTCAAAGTCTGGAACAGAGCCATCTGATGCTATTCGAGTAGTTAATGCTGTATTGACACAAATAGACCAGATCAAAAG ATTTCCCAATGTTATAATTCTGACTACATCAAATATCACAGAAAAAATAGACTTGGCTTTTGTGGACAGAGCAGATATCAAGCAGTACATTGGGCCACCATCTGCTGCAGCTATTTTTAAGATCTATCTTTCCTGTCTGGAGGAACTAATGAAG tgCCAAATCATCTATCCTAGGCAGCAACTGCTCACCTTGAGAGAATTGCAGATGATCAGCTTCTTAGAAAATGATGTGTCCAGGCTAAGTTTAGCACTTAAGAATATTGCGGC GAAAAGTGAAGGACTGAGTGGACGAGTTTTGCGAAAGCTACCTTTCCTAGCTCATGCACTGTACATTCAG TCATCATCTGTAACAGTAGAGAAATTTTTGGAAGCTCTCTCCGTGGCAGTGGACAGACAGTTTGAAGAACAAAAGAAACTAAACGCTATCGATGGCAAGATATAG
- the trip13 gene encoding pachytene checkpoint protein 2 homolog isoform X2 → MEFDDEFLTKHVSSVCIVDTDLTFKDRQPIDLTKSSISIYIFRLNEEGPSSDALEGEEENMPASNNWLLPAGEFHGLWESLIYDNEVKSQLLDYVSTTLLFSDRSVDSNLITWNRVVLLHGPPGTGKTSLCKALAQKLTIRFSHRYRYGQLIEINSHSLFSKWFSESGKLVTKMFQTIRDLIMDTESLVFVLIDEVESLTAARNASKSGTEPSDAIRVVNAVLTQIDQIKRFPNVIILTTSNITEKIDLAFVDRADIKQYIGPPSAAAIFKIYLSCLEELMKCQIIYPRQQLLTLRELQMISFLENDVSRLSLALKNIAAKSEGLSGRVLRKLPFLAHALYIQSSSVTVEKFLEALSVAVDRQFEEQKKLNAIDGKI, encoded by the exons ATGGAATTTGATGATGAATTTCTGACAAAACATGTAAGCTCTGTATGCATTGTGGACACGGATCTTACATTTAAGGACAGACAG cCTATTGACCTGACAAAATCCAGCATTTCAATTTATATATTTCGTCTAAATGAAGAAGGTCCATCCTCTGATGCTTTGGAGGGGGAAGAGGAGAACATGCCAGCCTCAAATAACTGGCTTCTACCTGCTG GTGAGTTCCATGGACTCTGGGAGAGCTTGATATATGATAATGAGGTTAAATCACAA TTACTTGACTACGTCTCAACTACTTTACTGTTTTCTGACAGAAGTGTTGATAGCAATTTGATTACCTGGAATCGAGTGGTGCTACTTCATG GTCCCCCAGGAACTGGTAAAACATCTTTATGTAAAGCACTAGCTCAAAAACTTACTATTCGATTTTCTCACCG ATACCGGTATGGACAGCTAATAGAAATCAATAGCCATAGCCTCTTCTCCAAATGGTTTTCTGAG AGTGGAAAACTTGTTACAAAAATGTTTCAAACCATTCGGGATCTAATTATGGATACAGAATCTCTAGTATTTGTTTTAATTGATGAG GTCGAAAGTTTGACAGCAGCTAGGAATGCTTCAAAGTCTGGAACAGAGCCATCTGATGCTATTCGAGTAGTTAATGCTGTATTGACACAAATAGACCAGATCAAAAG ATTTCCCAATGTTATAATTCTGACTACATCAAATATCACAGAAAAAATAGACTTGGCTTTTGTGGACAGAGCAGATATCAAGCAGTACATTGGGCCACCATCTGCTGCAGCTATTTTTAAGATCTATCTTTCCTGTCTGGAGGAACTAATGAAG tgCCAAATCATCTATCCTAGGCAGCAACTGCTCACCTTGAGAGAATTGCAGATGATCAGCTTCTTAGAAAATGATGTGTCCAGGCTAAGTTTAGCACTTAAGAATATTGCGGC GAAAAGTGAAGGACTGAGTGGACGAGTTTTGCGAAAGCTACCTTTCCTAGCTCATGCACTGTACATTCAG TCATCATCTGTAACAGTAGAGAAATTTTTGGAAGCTCTCTCCGTGGCAGTGGACAGACAGTTTGAAGAACAAAAGAAACTAAACGCTATCGATGGCAAGATATAG